The Dyadobacter sp. 676 DNA window ATTACACCGCTGCCGTGCTCACAACCGGCAGCGTGGAGCTGACCACCCGGGGTCAATCGCTTTTCGGCTCGGAAAAAACGAAGATCACGCCGGGTACCCGCGCAGTCTACGATCAGCAGCAGGCCACATTGCAAACTGGGCAGGTGGACGTGCAGGAATATGTGTCGTGGAAGGACGGCTACCTCGTGCTGAACAGCGCCCCGCTGACCGAGATTTTAAAAAAACTGTCGCGGTATTACCGTGTTGATATTATTCTAAAACAACCGAAACTCGCGGGTGTGCGGTTTGGCGGAACGCTGGACTTGCAGGAAAACATTCGCGATATACTCGAAGCGATCTCGGTGAGTACCGGGCTCAATTACAAACAACAATCTAGCGAAAGGAGGTACGTATTGGAGGAAAGCACTATCAGACCATAAAAAACGGGAAACGCGGCAACGTTTCCCGATCCTTCACACTTGCCGGCAAGCAAGTGATCCTTAAACCATTGTATTAACAAAAGTCGAATCAAATTTATGAAAAAATTTGACCGGAAAGGGTATTTCCCTTTCGGAAAGTTGCACCCATCAAAACTGCTGAGAATCATGAAACTGACAGTTCTGCTGTTATGGGTCGGGATGATGAGCGTGCATGCAACGGGGTATTCTCAGAAAAGCCGGATGGATGTCAAAATCCGGAATGGAAATCTGGCTACGCTGTTCAGGCAGATTCAGGAACAAACCAGTTATCGTATATTTTACAGGGACGACCTTTTTTCGGGTAAGCAGGAGATCAATGTCAACCTGAACCTGAAAAACCAAACCGTGCCGGCCATTCTGGATGCCGCATTGAAAGGGACCGACCTGACGTATAAGGTAATAGGTAAGCAGATCGCGATCTATAAAAAGGAGGAAAACGACGGGGCCGCTCCCGTTCATAACAACAACGCCATGCCGGTAATGCCGGAAGCTGTAATCCGCGAGATCACCGGCACGGTTACGGACGCGAAAGGGAATCCGTTGCCCGGTGCGACGGTGATCGTGAAAGGGACCGATAAAGGAACCTCTGCCGACGCTACGGGAAAATTTACGGTGGAAGCCGAGCAGGGCGATATTTTGGTCGTCTCGTTTATCGGCTATTTGAAAAAAGAACAAACGGTTGGCGCACAGACAACGCTTCATATTCAACTGGAAGAAGATTTGAACGGCCTGGAAGAAATCGTGATCGTGGGCTACGGTTCGCAGCGCAAGGCAACCATCACAGGTTCCATAGCGACCATAACGACCGAAGACCTTAAACAAAGTCCTACGGCCAGTATCACCAACGCATTGGCGGGTCGTCTGCCGGGACTGTTCGCCAACCAGTTCAGCGGAGGCGAACCGGGCGTCGACCGGAGCGATATTTTTATCCGGGGCACAGCCACCTATGGGAACAAGGCGCCGATCGTGATCATCGACGGGCTCGAACGGAGCATGGATTACCTCGCGCCTTCGGAGATCGAAACATTCACGATTTTGAAGGATGCATCGGCCACCGCGCCATATGGCGTTCGGGGCGCAAACGGCGTTATCCTGATAACCACAAGGCGCGGAAAGGTGCAGGACAAGGCGACGGTGAATTTCAAAGCTTCGGTGGGGATCAATAAACCGGTAAAATTCCCTACTTACCTCGGTTCGGCGGATTATGCGATGCTTTATAACGAGGCCAGAAGAAATGACAACCCGGAAGCGGACCCCTCGACACTGAACCTTTTTTCGGACCAGGCCATCGCCGATTTCCGCCGTGCAAAGGGCGATAACTCGGACGGGCTGGGTTATAATTGGAATTATTTCGATTATGCATTCAAGCCCGGTGTGCAGCACGATTACAGTTTATCTATTAGCGGTGGATCGTTGAGGGCCAGGTATTTCGTCCTGGCCAACTATTTCCAGCAGGATGGGAACTACCGGCATACGGATCTGACGGCCAATAACACCCAGGCGATCTTCAAGCGGTACAATTTCCGTTCGAATATCGATATCGACATAACGGACAATTTTTACGCCAAACTGGACCTCGGCGCCCGCATTACCGACAGAAATGCACCCGGTACCACAGCCGCGCGCATTGTGGAACTGGCCAACACGCAGCCTTCGTACCTGCCTATTATAGTAGAGCCGAACGACGACCCGGCCAACAAGGTGTACCAGGCCAATAACCCGCTGGGAATGCTCTATGGCGATCAGATTTACCGTTTCAATATCCTTGGAGAGCTCAGCCGCACCGGTTTTTTGAATGAAAAGAATACTTATCTCAATGGTTCGTTTTCGCTGGGACATAAGCTGAATTTCATTACAAAAGGGCTTTCGATCGAAGGGATGTTCTCTTATGACGCGAGTGATGGCGGCTGGATCGACCGCAAGGTCGGCACCTATTCCGAAGGCTACCGCGAATATCCCGGGTATGCCACATTTGTTCCTGTCGCCGGAAGCGACGTGTACCGCACGCCCGGGCATTACACAGGCGCGTACAAGTCTGGTAATAAATACGATATCGACCAGACGATCGGTAACGGTTATGACAACAAAGACAACGAAAGCCGCGCCTATTTGCAGGCCAAACTCGATTACATGCGGAATTTCGGTTTGCATGACGTGACGGGAATGGTGCTTTTCAACCGGTCAAAGCGGGTGATCAACAATCAGGTGCCGTTCAGTTACCAAGGCATTACAGCACGTGCAACCTATGGCTACGACGACCGTTACCTGCTGGAAGTGAATGCGGCCTACAATGGATCGGAAAACTTCGCTAAGGGCAAACGCTATGGCTTTTTCCCTTCGATCGCGGCCGGCTGGGTGCTTACGAAAGAACGGTTTATGGAAAATACCCGGAACTGGCTCAACAACCTGAAAATCCGCGGTTCGTTCGGGTTGGTAGGGAGCGATAAAATCCCTGACGACAAGCGTTTTATCTACCTGCAATACTTCGGCCGGCGCGACGGAGATTACAATTTCGGGACCGACAATTTCGGTTCGGGGGCGGGCGGTTTCTTGCAGGAAGGCGACCTGGCCAATCCTAACCTGACCTGGGAAAAGGCACGTAAAACCAACATCGGTATCGACGCGACATTCCTGAAACACCTTACATTCACGCTGGACCTCTTCCGAGAACACCGGTACGACATTATCACCAACATGGGCGGTGGTAACAAGCTGGGCTTCCCCGATATCGTTGGTAAAGACGCGCCATTCCTGAACTCGGGTATCGTCAATAACAAGGGTTTCGATTTCGAGATCGGCTGGACGGGCAGTATTGGCAAGCATTTTACGTATTTCGTTCGTCCGAACATGACTTTTGCCCGGAACAAGATCGTTTTCATGAACGAGATTCCCTATGCCTCACCGGGAAGGGCCAATACAGGCAAGCGGATCGACGAGCATTTCGATTACATTTTCGACCATTTCGTAGCCAACCAGGAAGAGGCAAACCTGCTCAACGGGATGAACAACGGCAGCGGGTTTCAGTCGTTCGGTACACTCCGGCCGGGGGATGTCGTTTACAAGGATTTGAATAACGACGGAAGAATCGACGACCTGGGCGACCGCACGGCGGTAGGTAACCCGCGCAACCCGGAGCTGATGTTCGGTTTGCCGGTGGGGGGGCGCTTCAAAAACTTCGATTTCAGCGCATTGTTCCAGGGCGCGGCGCGGTCGTCGGTACAACTGTCGGGCGCGGCTGTCTATGACTTCCCGCTGTTCAGCCAGGACAAATACGGCAAAGTAAAACCGATGCACCTGAAACGCTGGACGCCTGAAACCGCCGCCACCGCTACTTATCCCGCATTGCATTTCGGTGACCATAGTAACAACAAGAACGGCAACAGCAGTTTGTTTTTATATGATTCCAAATACGTGCGCCTGAAAACGGTCGAGATAGGTTACAACCTTCCCAAAACCGCTATCAAAAAAATTGGCATCGATAATTTCCGCATTTACGTGCAAGGCATGAACCTGCTGACCTGGGACGGGCTGGGCGATGTGGATATGGACCCCGAGACCCGCGAGGGTTCGGGCGACTGGTACCCGATCCAGAAAGTAGTGAATTTTGGCGTCGATATTTCATTTTGATTAACCTGATATTTTTATGAATACCGGAAAAATACTTACAAGCCTTGCATTGGGCCTTATCACGCTTTCGGGCTGCCAGCAGGATTTCCTCGACCGCAAACCCGACGACCAGGTGGATGCCGAGCAGGTCTTTACCCGTTACAATAAAACCAACCAGCTCGTTACCGACCTGTATGACAACGCGAAGGGTTCCAACAGCCCGCTGGTTTTCTTTTCACATTTCTCGACGGCGCCTGTTACAGACGAGGCCGAAGGTTCGACAGCCGAGGGAAGCCTTACTAACAAATTCAATACCGGCGACTGGAATCCCAACGCCATGCCCGATCGTAGTAGCCGCGGGCAATACTGGTGGGATTTGTACGCCCGCATTCGGAAAGCGAATGTGATACTGGAAGGAGTACGGAAGTATAACACGCCCGATAATCCGCTGCAAGCCGGCGACCTGGCCAAACGGCTCGGTGAAACCTATTTCATGCGCGCCTACTTCCACTACCTGGCCGCGCGCATGTACGGCGAGGTGGTTTACGTTACCAACACCATCCGGCCTACCGATCCGATGGATTTCAAGCAGGAATCTTTCCATGCCATTGCTGCGAAAATCAGCCAGGATTGCGATTCCGCTTTTGCATTGGTGCCCGGTAGCTGGGGCGGTGCGGATTTTGGCCGTGTAGATAAGGGTGCTTGTCTCGGATTGAAAGCGATGATCGCCTGGATGGCCGCCACGCCGATGTGGAACGGCGGCACATTTCCGAACGATACCAGGCAGTTCGCTTCTGAATACACTTACAATGTCAATCGCTGGGTTAAAGCCAAAGAGGCCGCGAAAGCGGTGATCGATTTCAAAGTGGACGGCCGCCAACGTTACAGCCTGTACCAGGGCCACGACGCAACCGATTTCCGCGACGATGCCGGCGTCGATAACAATAACTCGAAAGTCCCTGCGCGGCTTTGGGATCTTTACCACGACATGCAGGCGTTTCAGAATGAGGCTGTTTTCTTTGTTACCCGCGACAAAGATCATAACTGGCAGGGCGATATTTACCCGCCAAGCTGGGGTGGAAGCTCACGCCAAATGCCGGTCCAGGAGCAGGTGGACGAATATGAATACATCGCGCCGAATGGGTATGGCTATCCAGTTTATGGAACCCGTGCCAAATCGGATGGCTACGACGACGGGAATCCTTATGAAAGTGTGAAGAGGGACCCGCGTTTCTACCGCGACATCGTGTACCACGGAGCTACATTCAAGGGGAAAGTAATCAATACGGCCACCGGTCCCGATAAGATCGGTGCGTCGAATTCATCCACAACCGGATATTTCCTACGTAAAATCCTGCGCGAATCGTGGAACCGCGACAAGAGTTTTGCCATCAGCGGTCCGCCGGTATGGCGTTTGCCGGAGTTCATTTACATTTACGCGGAGGCGGTGAATGAGTCGGCGGGGCCTAACGCCGAGATTTACCAAATGCTGAACGATGTGAGAAAACGCTCATTCATGGCGCCGATCCCGCCTGAAGCGCAGACTAACAAGGCTTTGATGGATGAATATATCAAACGCGAAAGAAGGGTTGAGCTTTTTTATGAGAATAACCGCATATGGACATCGCGCCTGTATCTCGAAGCCAGTTCACAAAAAGAGCTCGCACGGGAGCAGGCCTGGCAATCGGCTGGTTCCACGAACGAGCAACGTTCGCAGGCTTACTGGCCGTATCCGAAAACACAGCGGATGATCAATGGTATGAAGCCGGTAGAGGACCCGAATGGCAAAATTGTGGTGGATGGTAAAAAATACCGGATGCAGCGCTATTTCGTAGAGAACCGCGTGTTCGTAGCTCCGAGACATTACCTCTTCCCGATCATGCAGGACGAGTTACAGCGCACACCGACCTTGAAGCAGAATCCGGGGTGGTAAACGTAGACGGCTAACAATACCTGGCTACAAATGACAACACCTGACTATGAATGACTTCGTCGTCATTTGTAGTCAGGTGTTGTCATTTGTTGTCAAGTGTCGTTTGGCTATTCCTTAATACTTTTAATATAAGCGATCGTCTGCGGGATTTGTTTCAGGTACGACGGGCTTTCGTCTTCAATGAAATAATGCTTGATTCCCACCTTTTTAGCAGCCTTCAATGTCGCCGGGATGTCGATCTGGCCGGTTCCTAATGCTACGTCGTTGGTAGTAGGCGTGCCGCCTGAGAGATCGCCCTTCACACCTTTTTTCAGGTCTTTGAGGTGCATCAGTTTCCATCGGGTGGGGTATTTCAAAAGGAGCTTCGCAGGATCTTGTCCCGGGAAAGCGGTCCAGAGTACATCCATTTCGAAGTTGACGTATTCCGGGTTGGTGTTTTTAACAATATAATCGAACAGCGTGCCGTCCTCGTAAGGCACGAACTCGTAGCCGTGGTTATGGTAGGTAAGCGAAATGCCCGCTTCTTTGAGTTCTTTCCCCGCCTTGTTGAAATCTGCTACTGCCTTTTTTGCCGTTTCGAGGTTGAAATTGCCCTTTTCGTGAGGAATCCAGGCCACCATCACGTATTTGGCGCCAAGGATTTTCGCGTCTTTGATGGTCTGCGCGGTGCTTTCGCTCAGTTTCTTGTAATCGGCGCCGATGGAAACCATCGCGATACCGCGCTTGTCGAGCTGCTTCCGGAGTTCCTCCGTGGTCATCCCCGCGATGGGGCCGCCTTCCATTTCGGTAACACCAAGGGATTTGATGGTGTCCAGCGTAGCCTCGATGCCCTTGCCCCAGCTGCCACGGAATGTATAAGCCTGTAAGCCGATAGGAGCGGTGTACACCGGCTTGCCTTGCGCAAAGAGGTCGCCCGCGCCCGCCAGCAATGCGGTCGCCAGACAACTCAGACCGATTATTTTTTTCATTGTCATTGGGTTTGATTGTTTTAGATAGGTATTGCCAAAAGCGTTTTGGCGTGCCGGTCACCCGGTAAGCCGATCTTATTTTAAAGCAACGGCTGTGAACAATATACTAAAATCCGTCTGCCTTGATCTCCTTTTGACTCAGCTCTCCGTATTTCTTGACTTGCTCCCTGATTTCGGAAGCCTTGCCGATCAGCACAAATTGCAGTTTGTCTTTCGGAAAATAGCCAGCGATGATATCCTTCGCCTGCGCCACTGTCAGGCCATCTACTTTTGCCTGGAATGTATCGATAAAACTTTCGTCGAAATTGTACGTGAACATATCCGTAAGCAACCGTGCCAATGCGCCCGCGGATTCGTAGTCGGGGGGAAAATCGCCTTTCACGTACGCCTTCGCGGACGCGAGGATTTCTTCGTTAATACCCGTCTTATGCAGGCTGTCGAGCACGCTCAGCGCCATGTCGATCGCCGGAACCGTCGTGGAATTTTTGGTAAATGTGCTGATCCCGAATGTCCCGGCGTATTTGTAGCGTGTGAAACGGCTGCCCGCGCCGTAAGTAAGCCCCGAGTTCACACGCAGCGCATCATTCAGCCAGGAAGTAAACCGTCCGCCGAGAATCGTGTTTACGACCAATACAGGCACATAATCCGGTGAATTGTAGTCGATTCCCTTGCCTCCGATCATGAATGTGGTTTCCCGGGCGTCGTCTTTATTGACGAGCAGCACCCGGGCCTTGTCAAATTCCAGGTTGGGCGCCACGCGCTTCACCATGCGCGCAGGAGCGGTTTTCCAGTCGCTGAACAATGCGGTGACTTTCTTTTTCATATCCGCGATTTTGAAATCACCGACAACCGCGATCGCGCCTTTGCCGGTAGTATAGTTGCTTTGGTAAAATGCTTTCACAGCCGCTGCATCGATCTTTTCGACCGTCGACCTGGTACCCGCCGTAGGTGTGGCGTATGGGAAACTGCCGAACAGGAATGCATTGTAGTAGTTGCCGATCACCGAGCGCGGGCTTTCTCTGGCCTGGGCAAGTTCGAGCAGGGTGCGTTGCTTATGTTTGTCAAATTCGGTGACGTTGAAGACCGGGTACATAAGTATTTGTTGGATCAGTTCGAAAAGCTTTTCCTGATCTTTTGCCGCAAACGAAGCGGCAAGGCCCGCGTTATCTTTCGTAGCATATGTGGAAAGGTCCGCACCCACGTAATCGGTCATCTCCTCGATCTGCGCTTTGGTGTATTTCTGCGTGCCGAAAAGCAATGCATCGGCAGTAAGGCTGGCAAGGCCGTAACGCTCGCCGTCGTTGATCGAACCGGCATCGAATACGGCCGAAACGTTGACCAACGGGACCTCGTGCTGCTCCATCAGGTACACCGTCAACCCGTTTTTGAGTTTAAATTTTTCGTAGGGTGGTACTTTGAAGTTATTCTGTGCTTCGGCAGCCAATGTGCAAAAGGCCAGCATCAGCATTAAAACATTTTTCATTCCGATTTGAATTTGAATGGCTGTCATTTCGATTTTTCGGGAAGCAGGAAGCCCACGGTGCGGTTGCGCTCGTTGAAGTATTGGGCGGCAACGCGTTTAATGTCGGCTACGGTTACTTTCTTATAGTTTTCCGGTGCTTCGAACATCTTTTTATAATCACCAAAAAACACGTCGTACGTGCCGAGGCTGTTGGCTTTTCCATTGATGGTTTCGAGCGTATGGTAAAATTCCATCAGCTTCTGATTCTTCACTTTCTGTAATTCGGCGTCGGTCACGCCGTTTTGTATGATCATATCGATTTGTTTTTCAATGGCATTTTCAAGGTCCTGCGCCGAAACGTTGTCGCCGGCCACGCCGAAAACGACGAACAATGTCGGATCGAAGCCATTGTCGAGCCCCGTGGAGACGCTGGATGCAATAGTGGTATCCATCACGAGCGATTTTACCAGCCGCGAGGAATTGCCCGAGCTTAACAGGCTGCTGAACAGGTCCAGGGCGTAGTAATCGGGGTGGGCGGTTTCGGGGACGTGGTATGCGAGGATGATATTCGGCGTGGTGATGTCTTTGTAGGTCGTCACGCGGCGTTCGCCGTTCTGCGGGGGCTCCACGGTACGGATTTTCGGCGGCAGGCCGCGTGCAGGCAGCGGCGCCATGTACTGGTCGGCCAATTTTTTTACTTCATCAAACTTAATATCACCCACCACCACGACGGTCGCATTGTTGGGCGAATAGTAGGTTTTAAAGTAGTTCTCGAGGTCGGATTGCGTCCAGCTTTTAATGTCGGATTCGAAACCGATTACCGGAAACATGTAGGGATGCTCCTGGAATGCCACGGACTGTACCAGCTCGCCGATGAGCCGGTAGTTGCTGTTTTCCAGCCCGGTACTGCGTTCCGAAAGTACTACGCCACGCTCGCTTTCCACCATTTTAGGGTCGATCGTGAGGTGGCCGATGCGGTCGGATTCGAGTTTGAAGATCGTTTCCAATGCATCTTTCTGGAACCAGTCGGTGTAGACGGTCACATTTTCCGTAGTGTAGGCATTGTTGGAGCCCCCATTGGCTTCCATCACGCGGTCGAATTGCTTCGGGCCGTAGTTTTTGGAACCGTTGAACATCATGTGTTCGAAGAAGTGGGACAGGCCGGTAATGCCGTGAACCTCGTTCCGCGAGCCGACCTTCCAGAAGAGGTACATATTGGCGGTAGGGATCGAATGGTCTTCCAGAACGAGGAATTTCATGCCGTTGGCCAGCGTGAAAGTTTTCACGTCCTCCGGCCGGGTTTGCGCATGCGTATCGCCGAGGCCTGCCAACGCGGCCGCAGCGAGTAAAATTTTTCGGAGCTTCATGAAGCAGGGATTGTTAATGAATGTGTAATGATAATGAAAATGCCCGACTGCCCGAAACGGATCAAATGATAAACTTAAATGGATGTCCAGGCGGTACTAGTTACCCTGCGAAACGCTATTTTTGACGCGTTGTTAAACCAATATTCGTACCACCGATGAAAAACTATCTTCTTCCCTTACTGGCGCTCCTGGCACTCAACGGAGTAGCCGGTACGCCGCCCGACCAGCCCGTTAAAAAGCAGCGGTTTAAAGTAATGACCTACAATATCCACCATTGTAACCCGCCGTCGGCCGGCGACAAGATCGACGTGGAAGCCATCGCGAGAGTAATTAATGCCGAAAAGCCTGATTTCGTGGCTTTGCAGGAAGTGGACGTGAATACCGAACGTTCGGGAAAAGGCAAGAACCAGGCGCAGCAGCTGGCACAGCTCACGGGCATGAAATTCTATTTTTCCAAAGCCATCGATCACCAGGGCGGCGACTACGGTGTGGCCGTACTTACAAAATTCCCGATCGTCGATTCGGCACGTTACGCATTGCCGATCCGCCCCGAATTGAAGGAAGAAGACCGTACGATCGCGGCGGTAACCGTAAAATTGCCGGATAGCCGCAAACTGATCTTTGCCAGCACGCATTTGGGCCTGAAAGAGCCGAATCGTCTGTTGCAGGCTGAAACGATTTTGAAGTATTTCGGCAACACGGAACTGCCCATGATCCTGGGCGGCGATTTCAACGCGACCCCCGATAGCCCGGTGATTGCTTATTTCGACAAATATTTCACCCGCTCCTGCTCCGATTGCAAGCCGACCATTCCGGTAGAAGTTCCTGAAAAGACCATCGATTTCATCATGCACAAGCAGGGCTCGCAGCTCAAAAGCGCCAACACGAAAGTGATCGACGAGAAATACGCCTCCGATCACCTGCCGGTAACTGCCGAGTTTACATTAGACTGATATTTTCCTTGACCCAGTTGACCCGCACAATGCGGCTTTGCACGCCGTGCTCCGCGAAGAAATGTTGCCAATGCAACTGCCGCGACGAAAGGTGGTCGGTAGGGGACTTGATTTCGATGAATGCGTACTCATCGTCGTTCCAAACGAGCAGATCGGGGAAGCCGCGGGTGTTTTCACGGAGGTTCAACGCCATTTCGAGCATGATTTTGTGGATCTTTTCGGGGCTAAGGAGCGAAGTAAGGGTTAATACCTTCTCCAATGCGCCCTCGTACCACGGCACGAGCACATTGGTAATGCCGTATTTATCTGTAAAAGTCTGCGTAACAAGCTCGTCGATAATTTCCCGTGAATGTGCGGCGGCGAGTCGTTCTTTTAGCTGGTCCGACCGTCTGAAATAGAAATCGGGCAGGAAGAAGTCCGACGGAATGCGTTGCAACGGATTGTGGATCGTCTGGACATTGGTATCATAAATAATATCCCAGAACAGCAATCCGAACAATGCCCGCCACGGCTCGTTCTCGCTGAAAAACGCATTATAACCCTGCTCCTGGTAGTAAGCGATCGCACCGAATTCCACCTGGAACCGATAGGAAATCGGCACCTCGATGGCCTCGGCGGCTTTCAAAGCCCGGGTCGTCCGTTTGACGATCCGGGCCTTTTTTGTTTTTGATCTTCTCATAAAAATCGAGGCTGAAAAAGCGCTCGTCGGCATTTTGCGGGCTTTCGGCGATTTCCTCGCACAAGGCCAGCGCCTCGTCGATTTCGCCCAGGTTATAAAGCAATCGCACGCGCCGCTCGCGGGCGGGCGCGTCGTTGGTGAGCTGGTAAATGGTCAGCGCCTGTGACAGCATTTTTTTGCGTTCCAGCCAGGCACTTACTTTCAGTATAAATGAATTGAACGATGGCAATGCCTTGTGACTCAGTCCGGTGCCGCTGGCTGTATGCCAGTTCATAAACCAGTCGTAAATCTCCTCCGGCGGCAGGTCGTGCTTGATCACATCGAAAGTCTCTTTCATCAGGGAAACCATCAACGTGTCGTCGGCATCCTTCCGGGTGTCGAACTGGATGGAGAGGTATTGCTCGTCGAACGACTGAAACCGAACGTGTCCCAGGTCGCGGACGACGAATTCGGTCATGTCGGCATAGCGGTTACCGAAAAACAGGAATTTCATCAGCATTACCTCCGCCTCGAATGATACTTTCACCACCGGTTCCATTTGCCCGATCACCCCGCAGAGCACCGCGAAATCATATTCGTACAGCAGCCAACGCACCAGATCCGGTTTTTTGATGCTTTTGGAGGGCATGATCTCCGGTTCGAGCAGCCTCGTAATTTCCAGTAATTCCGGTTTGGTAAAAAGGTCGATCACCTCCGCGAGCCTACTTTCATGCGCTTCGCAGAGCGTTTCGATGAAGTTGCGTTCGAGCAGCTCGGTAAGTACCGCGGGCATATCCCCGATTTCGGAATAGGAAAGACTATTCGTCCGGAAGAACGATTTCCGCCGGTTGCTGAACCGGATGAAAAGGCATTGGGCGTCTTCGGAGAGGGATTCGTAGTTGTCCAGAAATTCGAGTTCGGGCTCGTGCAGGATGTGCGCGTAGCGCTTGCGTACGAAGGCGAGCACGTAATTGAAATAATCCAGATAATACTTGGGGGGGGAGGTCCGTGGGAAACACCTGTTCCTGGGCGAACGGACCGGTCGACTCGGCGGACAAAACGGTTACTTTTTAGTTGATGAAGAAATAAAGTTACCGAAATTAAAAGAAATGAGCGAATGGCTGATGGAATAACCGAATGATTGAATGAGTGAATGGGCCGCGGTGGAACGGTGAATGAGCCGCGGTGGAACCGTGAATGGGTGAGTGGGTGCTTTTTTGGGTTGAAGTTTGGCCCGCAAAAAGCGGGGGACGGGCAGGTGCGGGATAGTTATATTAAAATTTGGTTAAATCCTGATTTTATAGAAAAATGAAAGGTAAAAATTGGATTATAGCTATTATGCGTGCCGCCTTTTCGGAAAAGCATAGTATATAATTAAGAAATTGATTTACATTTGCTACCTATGGAAAACAATTTTACCTGCCCATGACAACATTAGATTCTTATGATTTTTCAGGGAAAAAGGCCCTGGTACGCGTGGATTTCAATGTCCCGCTTAATGAAAAATTTGAGATCACGGACGATACCCGTATCCGTGCGACCATTCCTACAATCAGCAAGATTCTTAATGACGGCGGTTCCGTCATTTTAATGTCACACCTGGGTCGCCCCAAGGACGGTCCTGTCGAAAAATATTCCCTGAAACACCTGGTAAACCCGCTTTCGCTCATCCTGGGCAAAACTGTGAAGTTTGCCGACGATTGCATTGGAGAAAGCGCGAAAGAGCTTGCCGCTGCATTGCAGCCGGGGGAAGTTTTGTTGCTCGAAA harbors:
- a CDS encoding pitrilysin family protein, translating into MKNVLMLMLAFCTLAAEAQNNFKVPPYEKFKLKNGLTVYLMEQHEVPLVNVSAVFDAGSINDGERYGLASLTADALLFGTQKYTKAQIEEMTDYVGADLSTYATKDNAGLAASFAAKDQEKLFELIQQILMYPVFNVTEFDKHKQRTLLELAQARESPRSVIGNYYNAFLFGSFPYATPTAGTRSTVEKIDAAAVKAFYQSNYTTGKGAIAVVGDFKIADMKKKVTALFSDWKTAPARMVKRVAPNLEFDKARVLLVNKDDARETTFMIGGKGIDYNSPDYVPVLVVNTILGGRFTSWLNDALRVNSGLTYGAGSRFTRYKYAGTFGISTFTKNSTTVPAIDMALSVLDSLHKTGINEEILASAKAYVKGDFPPDYESAGALARLLTDMFTYNFDESFIDTFQAKVDGLTVAQAKDIIAGYFPKDKLQFVLIGKASEIREQVKKYGELSQKEIKADGF
- a CDS encoding RagB/SusD family nutrient uptake outer membrane protein — translated: MNTGKILTSLALGLITLSGCQQDFLDRKPDDQVDAEQVFTRYNKTNQLVTDLYDNAKGSNSPLVFFSHFSTAPVTDEAEGSTAEGSLTNKFNTGDWNPNAMPDRSSRGQYWWDLYARIRKANVILEGVRKYNTPDNPLQAGDLAKRLGETYFMRAYFHYLAARMYGEVVYVTNTIRPTDPMDFKQESFHAIAAKISQDCDSAFALVPGSWGGADFGRVDKGACLGLKAMIAWMAATPMWNGGTFPNDTRQFASEYTYNVNRWVKAKEAAKAVIDFKVDGRQRYSLYQGHDATDFRDDAGVDNNNSKVPARLWDLYHDMQAFQNEAVFFVTRDKDHNWQGDIYPPSWGGSSRQMPVQEQVDEYEYIAPNGYGYPVYGTRAKSDGYDDGNPYESVKRDPRFYRDIVYHGATFKGKVINTATGPDKIGASNSSTTGYFLRKILRESWNRDKSFAISGPPVWRLPEFIYIYAEAVNESAGPNAEIYQMLNDVRKRSFMAPIPPEAQTNKALMDEYIKRERRVELFYENNRIWTSRLYLEASSQKELAREQAWQSAGSTNEQRSQAYWPYPKTQRMINGMKPVEDPNGKIVVDGKKYRMQRYFVENRVFVAPRHYLFPIMQDELQRTPTLKQNPGW
- a CDS encoding sugar phosphate isomerase/epimerase, encoding MKKIIGLSCLATALLAGAGDLFAQGKPVYTAPIGLQAYTFRGSWGKGIEATLDTIKSLGVTEMEGGPIAGMTTEELRKQLDKRGIAMVSIGADYKKLSESTAQTIKDAKILGAKYVMVAWIPHEKGNFNLETAKKAVADFNKAGKELKEAGISLTYHNHGYEFVPYEDGTLFDYIVKNTNPEYVNFEMDVLWTAFPGQDPAKLLLKYPTRWKLMHLKDLKKGVKGDLSGGTPTTNDVALGTGQIDIPATLKAAKKVGIKHYFIEDESPSYLKQIPQTIAYIKSIKE
- a CDS encoding TonB-dependent receptor, encoding MKLTVLLLWVGMMSVHATGYSQKSRMDVKIRNGNLATLFRQIQEQTSYRIFYRDDLFSGKQEINVNLNLKNQTVPAILDAALKGTDLTYKVIGKQIAIYKKEENDGAAPVHNNNAMPVMPEAVIREITGTVTDAKGNPLPGATVIVKGTDKGTSADATGKFTVEAEQGDILVVSFIGYLKKEQTVGAQTTLHIQLEEDLNGLEEIVIVGYGSQRKATITGSIATITTEDLKQSPTASITNALAGRLPGLFANQFSGGEPGVDRSDIFIRGTATYGNKAPIVIIDGLERSMDYLAPSEIETFTILKDASATAPYGVRGANGVILITTRRGKVQDKATVNFKASVGINKPVKFPTYLGSADYAMLYNEARRNDNPEADPSTLNLFSDQAIADFRRAKGDNSDGLGYNWNYFDYAFKPGVQHDYSLSISGGSLRARYFVLANYFQQDGNYRHTDLTANNTQAIFKRYNFRSNIDIDITDNFYAKLDLGARITDRNAPGTTAARIVELANTQPSYLPIIVEPNDDPANKVYQANNPLGMLYGDQIYRFNILGELSRTGFLNEKNTYLNGSFSLGHKLNFITKGLSIEGMFSYDASDGGWIDRKVGTYSEGYREYPGYATFVPVAGSDVYRTPGHYTGAYKSGNKYDIDQTIGNGYDNKDNESRAYLQAKLDYMRNFGLHDVTGMVLFNRSKRVINNQVPFSYQGITARATYGYDDRYLLEVNAAYNGSENFAKGKRYGFFPSIAAGWVLTKERFMENTRNWLNNLKIRGSFGLVGSDKIPDDKRFIYLQYFGRRDGDYNFGTDNFGSGAGGFLQEGDLANPNLTWEKARKTNIGIDATFLKHLTFTLDLFREHRYDIITNMGGGNKLGFPDIVGKDAPFLNSGIVNNKGFDFEIGWTGSIGKHFTYFVRPNMTFARNKIVFMNEIPYASPGRANTGKRIDEHFDYIFDHFVANQEEANLLNGMNNGSGFQSFGTLRPGDVVYKDLNNDGRIDDLGDRTAVGNPRNPELMFGLPVGGRFKNFDFSALFQGAARSSVQLSGAAVYDFPLFSQDKYGKVKPMHLKRWTPETAATATYPALHFGDHSNNKNGNSSLFLYDSKYVRLKTVEIGYNLPKTAIKKIGIDNFRIYVQGMNLLTWDGLGDVDMDPETREGSGDWYPIQKVVNFGVDISF